The following proteins come from a genomic window of Metarhizium brunneum chromosome 2, complete sequence:
- the chs7_0 gene encoding Chitin synthase export chaperone, translated as MSGFGDFTSICENAPLPLCASVGPTLPATNRVGIEPDCYARNIALANTIIFEGAASAMHIVALIMTIVMILHVRSKFTAVGRKEILSFFYIYMILTFISLVVDAGVVPPASGPFPYFVSIQNGLSNALVTCLLINGFVGFQLYEDGTPLSVWMMRICSLVAFAISFLVSLATFKGWAGLNPTNTVGLFVVLYLLNAIELFIYVGMQVILVTRTLHDRWPLGDIAFGVFFFVAGQVILYAFSSKICTAVSHYLDGLFFATVCNLLAVMMVYKYWDSITKEDLEFSVGTRMNNWEVKELLPEDERRATVYADDPYGHTSSYDPPYSPTAHRYSTKY; from the exons ATGTCTGGTTTCGGTGACTTCACCTCAATCTGTGAGAATGCGCCACTTCCTCTTTGCGCCAGCGTTGGGCCTACCCTCCCGGCGACAAATCGTGTCGGCATCGAACCTGATTGCTATGCTCGCAATATCGCTctggccaacaccatcatTTTCGAAGGTGCCGCATCTGCTATGCACATCGTGGCACTGATAATGACGATCGTGATGATTCTCCATGTTCGTAGCAAGTTCACGGCGGTTGGTCGAAAGGAGATTCTATCGTTCTTCTACATATATATGATTTTGACCTTCATCTCGCTGGTTGTGGATGCTGGAGTGGTTCCGCCGGCTAGTGGGCCATTCCCCTACTTTGTCAGCATACAGAATGGTTTGAGCAATGCGCTGGTAACATGCTTGCTTATCAACGGGTTTGTGGGATTTCAGCTATATGAGGATGGCACACCTCTGTCGGTTTGGATGATGCGAATCTGCTCTTTGGTTGCTTTTGCCATCAGCTTTCTTGTTTCTCTTGCTACTTTCAAAGGATGGGCGGGCCTGAACCCGACCAACACGGTAGGCCTGTTTGTCGTTCTATATCTGTTGAACGCCATTGAGCTGTTCATCTATGTAGGCATGCAGGTCATCTTGGTAACTAGAACCCTGCATGACCGTTGGCCACTTGGTGACATTGCCTTTGgtgtcttcttctttgtggCTGGGCAGGTTATCCTCTATGCGTTTAGCAGCAAAATCTGCACAGCTGTGAGCCACTATCTGGATGGCCTATTTTTTGCAACAGTCTGCAACCTTCTTGCTGTTATGATGGTATATAAG TACTGGGACTCAATTACCAAGGAGGATCTGGAATTCTCCGTGGGGACACGTATGAACAACTGGGAAGTCAAGGAGCTTTTGCCAGAAGACGAGCGCAGAGCAACTGTCTATGCGGACGATCCGTATGGTCACACCAGCAGCTACGACCCTCCGTACTCGCCAACTGCGCACCGTTACTCTACCAAATACTGA